In Paenibacillus ihbetae, the following are encoded in one genomic region:
- a CDS encoding ABC transporter permease, translated as MNLQLKSGALQQVLALASLVVLLVTFSLSSGNFFQFSNLIGILLSTAVIGVLALGSTFEIITGGIDLSVGTVMTLSAVMSGVFITFWGLPVPIGILGGILTGALCGLLSGTAVAEMKIPPFIATLAMMMIAKGLALIISGAKPIYFTEAESFANISQGSVLGSLIPGFDIPNAVLIFFIAAILGFLILSKTIIGRYNVALGSNEEATRLSGVNVGYWKIVIYTLTGAFTGLAGVMMASRLNSANPALGAGYELEAIAAVVLGGTSLSGGKGTIMGTVIGALIMSVLTNGLRILSVPQEWQTVVVGFVIILAVYADMLRRRKA; from the coding sequence ATGAATCTACAGCTGAAATCAGGCGCACTGCAGCAGGTGCTCGCCCTCGCAAGCTTGGTGGTGCTTCTCGTCACTTTTTCGCTTTCCTCAGGCAACTTTTTTCAATTCTCCAACCTGATCGGCATCCTGTTGTCCACGGCAGTCATCGGCGTATTGGCGCTTGGCTCGACCTTCGAGATCATAACGGGTGGCATCGATCTGTCCGTCGGGACGGTCATGACCTTAAGTGCGGTCATGTCGGGCGTATTCATCACGTTCTGGGGGCTGCCCGTCCCGATCGGCATTCTCGGCGGCATCCTGACAGGCGCGTTGTGCGGGCTGCTGTCGGGAACGGCGGTGGCCGAGATGAAGATACCGCCGTTCATCGCCACCTTGGCCATGATGATGATCGCGAAAGGGCTGGCACTCATCATCTCGGGTGCGAAGCCGATTTATTTTACCGAAGCGGAAAGCTTTGCGAACATTTCCCAGGGGAGCGTGCTGGGCTCGCTGATTCCGGGCTTCGATATTCCGAATGCGGTGCTTATATTCTTCATCGCCGCGATTCTCGGCTTCTTGATATTGTCAAAGACGATCATCGGCCGTTACAATGTCGCGCTTGGCAGCAATGAAGAAGCAACGCGGTTATCCGGGGTCAACGTCGGTTACTGGAAAATTGTCATATACACCCTGACAGGGGCGTTCACTGGGCTTGCCGGCGTCATGATGGCTTCCCGGCTGAATTCGGCCAACCCGGCCCTTGGCGCCGGATATGAGCTGGAGGCGATCGCAGCCGTCGTTCTAGGAGGCACCTCGCTCAGCGGCGGAAAGGGCACGATCATGGGGACGGTTATCGGCGCCCTGATCATGAGCGTGCTGACGAACGGACTGCGCATCTTGTCCGTACCGCAGGAGTGGCAGACGGTCGTTGTCGGATTCGTCATTATATTGGCTGTGTACGCGGATATGCTGCGCAGAAGGAAGGCATAG
- a CDS encoding sugar ABC transporter ATP-binding protein, which yields MSEILVHMEGITKQFPGVLALNGCRFELRKGEVHALMGENGAGKSTMMKILTGVYQKDEGSIAYKGRTIEINDPKAAQDAGISMIHQELNLAPDLTVAQNIYIGREPRRGLGLFLDEKALNRQVEALFQRMGLAMDPSALVADLTVARQQMVEIAKALSYNADVLVMDEPTAALSEAEIEDLFRIIRQLRAEGVGIVYISHRMDEIKRITDRITVMRDGQYIATVATAEVSTQDIISMMVGRQIYDTSKPEGVFRDRETVLEVRGLSRGRVLNDVSFTLKKGEILGVAGLVGAGRTELARVIFGADRPDAGEIRIHGRTVRMKGPHDAVRHGIGYLSEDRKRFGCIVDLDVKSNVAIASYRRFLKPAGWMDTGRIRLEAERIVDRLKVKTPHVDQEVKFLSGGNQQKVVIGKWLTRDCDILIFDEPTRGIDVGAKSEIYKLLNELAAQGKSIIMISSELPEILRMSHRILVMCEGRITGELGHEEATQENIMQLATAAM from the coding sequence GTGAGCGAAATACTAGTGCATATGGAAGGAATCACCAAGCAATTTCCTGGTGTATTGGCGCTGAACGGATGCCGCTTCGAGCTGAGGAAAGGCGAGGTTCATGCGTTAATGGGAGAGAACGGGGCCGGCAAATCCACCATGATGAAAATTTTGACGGGCGTATACCAGAAGGATGAGGGGAGCATCGCGTACAAAGGCAGGACCATCGAAATCAATGACCCGAAAGCGGCTCAGGATGCGGGGATCAGCATGATCCACCAGGAATTGAACCTCGCGCCCGATCTGACCGTGGCTCAGAATATTTATATCGGACGGGAACCGCGGCGGGGGCTCGGCCTCTTCCTCGACGAGAAGGCCCTCAACCGCCAGGTAGAGGCGCTGTTTCAGCGCATGGGACTCGCCATGGATCCTTCCGCGTTGGTGGCGGATTTAACGGTAGCGAGGCAGCAGATGGTGGAAATCGCAAAGGCGCTTTCCTACAACGCCGATGTGCTGGTGATGGATGAGCCGACGGCGGCATTGAGCGAGGCGGAAATCGAGGATTTGTTCCGCATCATCCGGCAGCTTCGCGCCGAAGGAGTTGGAATCGTTTACATTTCGCACCGGATGGATGAAATCAAGCGGATTACGGATCGCATTACCGTGATGCGCGACGGCCAATACATCGCCACCGTGGCGACCGCGGAAGTCTCCACGCAGGACATCATCTCCATGATGGTCGGGCGCCAGATTTACGATACGTCCAAGCCCGAGGGCGTCTTCCGCGATCGGGAGACCGTACTTGAGGTTCGGGGGTTAAGCCGTGGAAGAGTCTTGAACGATGTCAGCTTCACCTTGAAAAAAGGGGAGATTCTGGGCGTCGCCGGGCTGGTCGGCGCTGGACGAACGGAATTGGCGCGGGTAATCTTCGGGGCGGACCGGCCGGATGCGGGAGAGATTCGCATACACGGAAGGACCGTGCGCATGAAGGGTCCGCATGATGCGGTACGCCACGGCATCGGTTATTTATCCGAGGACCGGAAGCGCTTCGGCTGCATCGTCGACCTGGACGTGAAGAGCAATGTGGCTATTGCCTCCTACCGCCGCTTTCTGAAGCCGGCGGGATGGATGGATACGGGACGAATCCGGCTAGAAGCAGAGCGTATCGTCGATCGGCTAAAGGTGAAAACGCCGCATGTTGACCAGGAAGTCAAGTTCCTCTCCGGCGGGAACCAGCAGAAGGTCGTCATCGGAAAATGGCTGACCCGTGACTGCGATATTCTCATCTTCGACGAGCCGACGCGCGGCATTGACGTAGGCGCGAAGAGCGAGATTTACAAACTGCTGAACGAGCTGGCTGCTCAAGGCAAATCGATCATCATGATCTCGTCGGAGCTGCCGGAGATTCTTCGGATGAGCCACCGGATCCTCGTCATGTGCGAAGGCAGAATTACCGGCGAGCTGGGGCATGAAGAGGCAACGCAGGAGAACATCATGCAATTGGCAACGGCGGCGATGTGA
- a CDS encoding AAA family ATPase: MTHVQNPGVIIVTGAMASGKSTIAERLAEKFERAVHLRGDTFRRMIVRGREELLPDASEKALAQLELRYRLSASAAAAYAAAGFQVVLQDIIIGPHLQNMGNFLKGVPVYIVVLTPNPEALHQREALRNKKGYGIWSPEELDRRLREETPRIGLWLDTSDLTIEQTVDVIWERIWSEGKIEGE, from the coding sequence ATGACTCATGTACAAAATCCTGGCGTCATCATTGTGACAGGGGCCATGGCATCCGGCAAATCCACGATCGCCGAGCGGCTGGCGGAGAAATTCGAACGTGCCGTACACTTACGGGGAGATACCTTTCGAAGAATGATTGTCAGAGGAAGAGAAGAACTTCTGCCTGACGCCTCAGAGAAAGCGTTAGCTCAGCTTGAGCTGCGGTATCGCCTCTCTGCTTCCGCCGCGGCCGCCTATGCCGCTGCCGGGTTCCAGGTCGTGCTCCAGGACATCATCATTGGACCCCATCTGCAGAATATGGGCAACTTTTTGAAAGGTGTCCCGGTATATATCGTCGTATTGACGCCTAACCCGGAAGCCCTCCATCAGAGGGAAGCGCTGAGGAATAAGAAAGGGTACGGCATTTGGAGCCCCGAAGAGCTGGACCGGAGGCTCCGGGAGGAAACGCCAAGAATCGGGTTATGGCTCGATACGTCGGATTTGACCATTGAACAGACGGTGGATGTCATCTGGGAGCGGATATGGAGCGAGGGAAAAATTGAAGGGGAATAA
- a CDS encoding NADPH-dependent FMN reductase, whose product MKVAVVVGSIRKESYNRKLAEYLKMRYADQITFEIADIRPLPFYDEDIELDPPAAVKEFKGKIAAADAVLWITPEYNYSIPGVLKNALDWLSRVDKVMNGKPSWIMGASMGQLGTVRAQEHLRDILFSVGITSPLLPNNEVYIGAVHEKMDESGKLIHEPTIGFIDLVVNNFMTWMQTRK is encoded by the coding sequence ATGAAAGTTGCAGTCGTTGTAGGAAGCATTAGAAAAGAGTCGTACAATAGGAAGCTGGCGGAATATTTGAAAATGCGGTATGCGGATCAGATCACGTTTGAAATTGCGGATATTCGCCCTCTTCCGTTTTACGATGAAGACATTGAGCTGGATCCTCCTGCGGCCGTCAAGGAGTTTAAAGGGAAGATTGCCGCCGCGGACGCGGTATTATGGATCACGCCGGAGTATAATTATTCCATACCGGGCGTGCTCAAGAACGCGCTGGATTGGTTATCGCGCGTCGATAAGGTCATGAACGGAAAGCCGTCATGGATCATGGGCGCATCGATGGGGCAGCTGGGAACGGTCCGCGCACAAGAGCACTTGCGGGATATTCTCTTTTCCGTGGGCATCACATCTCCTCTGCTGCCGAACAATGAGGTATATATCGGGGCCGTCCATGAGAAGATGGATGAATCCGGCAAGCTGATTCATGAACCGACGATCGGTTTCATCGATCTCGTGGTCAACAATTTCATGACATGGATGCAAACCCGCAAGTAG
- a CDS encoding substrate-binding domain-containing protein, which yields MRSPIRMRYVLLAAVAAVVFGVAVHQLIGGGRQEPPKIVVAVKALDEIEFWRVLIDGVHTASREFNAEVSVIGPPKEVDVDRQIELIEAAIPDKPDAIVMAASDYHRLVPVAQKIHRAGIPLIMIDSAVQGNYAKALIATDNFDAGQKAGKELAALLPPKAQVAIVSYVQGASTQIEREQGVRSILNGRAGTEIVGTYFSEGMEERAYEITMRLLKERPDLDGIVGLNEPSTVGAGRAIRELGLTGQVKLVGFDSSIKEVKLLEEGVIQSIIVQKPFNIGYLGVKTALSVLEGDKVPDKVYTDSVVIHKSNMYTEENQKLLFPFVEE from the coding sequence GTGAGATCACCGATACGCATGCGATATGTTCTGCTGGCAGCCGTCGCGGCCGTGGTCTTCGGAGTCGCCGTGCATCAGCTGATCGGCGGGGGGCGTCAGGAACCCCCTAAAATAGTCGTCGCCGTTAAAGCGCTGGATGAAATCGAGTTTTGGCGCGTCTTGATTGACGGCGTTCATACGGCTTCGCGGGAATTTAATGCAGAAGTATCCGTCATTGGTCCGCCGAAGGAGGTCGACGTCGACCGGCAGATCGAGCTGATCGAGGCGGCGATTCCGGATAAGCCGGACGCTATTGTCATGGCCGCAAGCGACTATCATCGCCTTGTTCCGGTTGCTCAGAAAATTCACCGGGCGGGGATTCCCTTGATCATGATCGATTCGGCTGTACAGGGGAACTATGCAAAAGCCTTGATTGCCACCGATAATTTCGATGCCGGGCAGAAAGCCGGCAAAGAGCTTGCAGCTCTGCTTCCACCGAAGGCTCAAGTGGCGATCGTAAGCTATGTGCAAGGCGCGTCGACCCAAATTGAGAGGGAGCAGGGCGTTCGCAGCATCCTTAATGGAAGGGCCGGGACCGAGATTGTCGGCACCTATTTCAGCGAAGGCATGGAGGAGCGCGCATACGAGATCACGATGAGGCTGCTGAAGGAGCGGCCGGACCTGGATGGGATCGTCGGCTTGAACGAGCCGTCTACCGTCGGCGCAGGAAGGGCGATCCGCGAGCTTGGCCTTACGGGACAAGTCAAGCTGGTTGGTTTCGACAGCTCGATCAAGGAGGTCAAGCTGCTGGAGGAGGGCGTCATTCAATCAATTATCGTGCAAAAGCCGTTTAACATCGGCTATTTGGGTGTGAAAACCGCCCTTTCCGTACTGGAAGGCGATAAGGTTCCCGACAAGGTGTATACCGACTCGGTCGTCATTCACAAAAGCAATATGTATACCGAAGAAAATCAGAAGCTGCTCTTTCCCTTTGTGGAGGAGTAG
- a CDS encoding cache domain-containing sensor histidine kinase: MRPAARIKSIQSRIAGSFVMLVLFTALLLIFISYPLSESAVRETAENYTSELINQVNANIETYITGMKDMSLAAMNNPNVREYLVAGGELEPEELAKLKRKISDYFHAILVSRKDIASIHIFGYNGTFISDRMDAELNPNILPQDQDWYLQAQAHKGQAVISSSHVQPVVKDEYRWVVSLSRELSGADPDKGIGVLLIDLNFKVINDMLSKLDLGNRGYVFVIDKEGRIVYHPQQQLLYSNLKTEQLEQVLQDTQGGFVVNEDGGSRIYSIKDTDFGWKIVGVFYENELVDNKRQMQRSFAIAGMLCLGVGVLLSFLLSRNLTRPIKRLQETMAEVEKGNFDIRVPVGHSKEISSLARSFNVMVLKVKELMNQIVVEQEVKRKSELNALQAQINPHFLYNTLDSIIWMAESKKHDEVILMTSALARLFRASLSKGREMIPIATEIEHITSYLSIQQMRYQDKIRFTLDVDPSLYPYVTLKVLLQPLVENAIYHGIKNKQGPGSIAISGELKGDRIMLRVADDGIGMDSDKLSKLLTAPGKGRSKTSVGIANVHQRIQLYFGPDYGLSYESEPGAGTTVTVTIPALRAEELAGREEIPS; the protein is encoded by the coding sequence ATGAGACCGGCCGCCCGGATCAAAAGCATTCAGTCCCGCATCGCCGGCTCTTTCGTCATGCTCGTGCTGTTCACGGCGCTGCTGCTGATATTTATCTCCTATCCCTTGTCGGAATCGGCAGTCCGGGAGACCGCGGAAAATTACACCTCCGAGCTGATTAATCAAGTGAACGCGAATATTGAGACCTATATCACCGGCATGAAGGACATGTCTTTGGCGGCCATGAACAATCCGAATGTACGTGAATATCTCGTTGCGGGCGGCGAGCTCGAGCCGGAAGAGCTGGCCAAGCTGAAGAGGAAGATCTCCGACTATTTCCACGCTATCCTCGTCTCCCGTAAGGATATCGCCTCCATTCACATCTTCGGATACAACGGCACCTTCATTTCGGATCGAATGGATGCGGAGCTGAATCCGAATATCCTGCCGCAGGACCAGGATTGGTACCTGCAGGCGCAGGCGCATAAAGGCCAGGCGGTCATCTCCTCTTCGCATGTGCAGCCTGTCGTTAAGGACGAGTATCGATGGGTCGTCTCGCTTAGCCGAGAGCTGAGCGGAGCGGATCCGGACAAGGGGATCGGCGTTCTGTTGATCGACCTGAATTTCAAAGTCATCAACGACATGCTCAGCAAGCTGGACCTTGGTAACCGGGGGTACGTATTCGTGATCGACAAGGAAGGCCGTATCGTCTATCATCCGCAGCAGCAGCTGCTCTACAGCAATTTGAAGACCGAACAGCTGGAGCAAGTGCTGCAGGATACCCAAGGCGGATTTGTAGTGAACGAAGACGGTGGCAGCCGGATTTACAGCATTAAAGACACGGATTTCGGGTGGAAAATCGTCGGCGTGTTCTACGAGAATGAGCTTGTTGACAACAAAAGGCAGATGCAGCGCTCCTTTGCCATTGCGGGGATGCTCTGCCTTGGCGTCGGAGTGCTGTTATCGTTCCTTCTTTCCCGTAACTTGACGCGACCGATCAAACGACTGCAGGAAACGATGGCCGAGGTTGAGAAGGGGAACTTCGATATCCGTGTTCCGGTCGGACATTCCAAGGAAATCTCCAGCTTGGCCCGCAGCTTCAATGTCATGGTGCTCAAGGTCAAGGAGCTCATGAACCAGATTGTCGTCGAGCAGGAGGTCAAACGAAAAAGCGAGCTGAATGCGCTGCAAGCCCAGATCAACCCGCATTTTCTGTATAACACGCTGGATTCCATCATCTGGATGGCGGAGAGCAAAAAGCATGACGAGGTGATTCTAATGACGTCGGCACTCGCCAGACTGTTCCGGGCATCGCTGAGCAAGGGCAGGGAGATGATCCCGATCGCTACGGAGATCGAGCATATTACGAGTTATTTAAGCATCCAGCAGATGCGGTATCAGGATAAAATCCGGTTCACGCTGGACGTCGATCCGAGCCTGTACCCGTACGTGACGCTAAAGGTGCTCCTCCAGCCCCTTGTGGAGAACGCGATTTACCATGGCATCAAGAATAAGCAGGGGCCCGGCAGCATCGCCATCAGCGGCGAGCTGAAAGGGGATCGCATTATGCTGCGGGTGGCGGATGACGGGATCGGGATGGATTCGGACAAGCTTTCCAAGCTGTTGACCGCTCCGGGGAAAGGGCGATCCAAAACGAGCGTAGGCATCGCTAATGTGCATCAGCGGATCCAGTTGTATTTTGGACCCGATTACGGCCTGTCCTATGAAAGCGAACCTGGTGCAGGAACGACCGTTACCGTTACCATTCCGGCTCTCCGAGCCGAGGAGCTTGCAGGAAGGGAGGAGATTCCGTCGTGA
- a CDS encoding ABC transporter substrate-binding protein, with amino-acid sequence MGKKLSVFALVLMLAASLLSACGNAGNGASGGDNSSEGGSASGGSAAEGEIYIPIISKGFQHQFWQAVKSGAEQAGQELGVRITFEGPETESQVDKQIEMMQAALDKKPSAIGFAALDSQASIPLLKKAQENNIPVIAFDSGVESDIPVTTASTDNMAASALAADKMAELIGGEGKIAMVVHDQTSVTGVSRRDGFKKQIEEKYPNIQIVDIQYGGGDHLKSTDLAKAMMQAHPDLKGIFGANEGSAVGVINAVTEMKKEGRIVVIGFDSGKAQIDAIKNGTMAGAITQNPVGIGYETVKAAVAAIKGEKLEPQIDTGFYWYDKNNIDSEEIKAVIYE; translated from the coding sequence ATGGGAAAAAAGCTATCGGTATTTGCGCTCGTGCTCATGCTCGCAGCGAGTCTGCTGTCAGCCTGTGGCAATGCAGGCAATGGAGCATCCGGAGGTGACAATTCAAGCGAAGGGGGCTCCGCCAGCGGAGGTTCAGCCGCAGAAGGAGAAATCTACATTCCAATCATTTCCAAAGGGTTCCAGCACCAGTTCTGGCAAGCCGTAAAGTCAGGGGCTGAACAAGCCGGTCAAGAGCTTGGCGTGCGCATTACATTCGAAGGGCCGGAGACGGAATCCCAAGTGGATAAGCAGATTGAGATGATGCAGGCTGCACTGGACAAAAAACCAAGCGCGATCGGTTTCGCCGCGCTGGACAGCCAGGCTTCGATTCCGCTGCTGAAGAAAGCCCAGGAGAACAACATTCCGGTCATCGCATTTGACTCCGGGGTGGAAAGCGATATTCCGGTGACGACGGCGTCGACCGATAACATGGCAGCTTCGGCACTGGCCGCCGACAAGATGGCGGAGCTGATCGGGGGCGAAGGTAAAATCGCCATGGTTGTTCATGACCAGACGAGTGTGACTGGCGTCAGCCGTCGCGACGGCTTCAAGAAGCAGATTGAGGAGAAGTACCCGAATATCCAGATCGTCGATATTCAGTACGGCGGCGGGGACCATCTGAAATCGACGGACCTGGCCAAGGCGATGATGCAGGCGCATCCCGATCTGAAAGGCATATTCGGTGCGAATGAAGGCTCGGCCGTCGGCGTCATTAACGCCGTCACCGAAATGAAGAAGGAAGGCCGGATTGTCGTGATCGGCTTCGATTCGGGCAAAGCCCAGATCGATGCGATCAAGAATGGTACGATGGCGGGAGCGATTACGCAAAATCCGGTAGGCATCGGCTATGAAACGGTGAAAGCCGCCGTGGCCGCCATCAAAGGCGAGAAGCTGGAGCCGCAGATTGACACGGGCTTCTACTGGTACGACAAGAACAACATCGACAGCGAGGAGATTAAGGCGGTTATTTACGAATAG
- a CDS encoding response regulator transcription factor codes for MYKILIVDDEPIVREGIRDRIQWAEHGYECIGACENGREALELMARERPDVVLTDICMPYMDGLELSRQIVERYPKTRIIILTGFDDFDYAQQAVKLQVTDFILKPITSAELRELLDKIKLELDEESGRNEHLLRMKQELKNSMALLSERFLERLASSPMRRSEIAAKLAYFNIPLNGPLYIAMAAEMDELSLHAETADVELYAFALYNIVQEIAGGAQQSAIFRFKEHKVMAMLSGPNAEELHARAYRLAEDIRDSVKEYMKFTVTVGIGTVCSDVAEIRHSCRASEAALEYRLLMGPNQVVNITDLELRGGKPLQDGFEAEAALVSAIRAGTASEVDECSHRLIREIGSASMPIELCHVRILRVMLAVLQTLMEIGSNDHDLFGMEKRLLSDLYSFRSLEQIEVWLKGVCGEALRGVAQTRKDLTRSQMMEAVDYIHSHYSNPDLSVKTVSSRIFMSTSYFSALFKAHTGRTFVEYVTDIRMEKAKELLKHSGMKTYEIAASTGYQDPQYFSVLFKKHTGDTPTEYRNRITAGGERR; via the coding sequence GTGTACAAAATCCTGATCGTGGATGATGAACCGATCGTACGGGAAGGCATACGGGACCGGATTCAATGGGCCGAACATGGGTATGAGTGCATCGGAGCCTGCGAGAACGGACGCGAGGCGCTGGAGCTGATGGCCCGGGAACGGCCGGACGTGGTGCTGACGGACATCTGCATGCCGTACATGGACGGACTGGAGCTGTCGCGTCAAATCGTGGAGAGATATCCGAAGACGCGGATTATTATTTTGACCGGCTTTGATGATTTCGATTATGCCCAGCAGGCGGTGAAGCTGCAGGTGACCGACTTTATTTTGAAACCGATTACATCTGCCGAGCTGCGCGAGCTCTTGGACAAAATCAAACTGGAGCTGGACGAGGAGAGCGGCCGGAACGAGCATCTTTTAAGGATGAAGCAGGAGCTGAAGAACAGCATGGCGCTGCTCTCGGAACGGTTTCTGGAACGCCTGGCCTCATCGCCGATGCGAAGATCGGAGATCGCGGCCAAGCTGGCGTACTTCAATATTCCGCTAAACGGGCCGTTATATATCGCCATGGCAGCCGAAATGGACGAGCTGTCGCTGCACGCGGAGACGGCCGATGTGGAGCTGTATGCTTTCGCACTTTACAACATCGTGCAGGAGATCGCAGGGGGCGCACAGCAATCCGCGATTTTTCGTTTCAAGGAACATAAGGTGATGGCGATGCTGTCAGGACCCAATGCGGAAGAGCTGCATGCACGGGCATATAGGCTGGCCGAGGACATTCGCGATTCGGTGAAGGAATATATGAAGTTCACGGTAACGGTCGGCATCGGGACCGTATGCAGTGATGTCGCCGAGATCCGGCATTCCTGCCGAGCTTCCGAGGCCGCCCTGGAGTACCGGCTGCTGATGGGGCCCAATCAGGTCGTGAACATTACGGATCTGGAGCTGCGCGGGGGGAAGCCTCTGCAAGACGGATTCGAAGCCGAAGCGGCGCTTGTGTCGGCAATCCGTGCGGGGACCGCTTCCGAGGTCGACGAATGCAGCCATCGGCTGATCCGGGAAATTGGAAGCGCTTCAATGCCGATTGAATTATGCCATGTACGGATTTTGCGCGTCATGCTCGCCGTACTGCAGACCTTGATGGAGATCGGCAGCAACGATCATGATCTGTTCGGGATGGAGAAAAGACTGCTGTCCGACCTGTATTCCTTCCGATCGCTGGAGCAGATCGAGGTGTGGCTCAAAGGCGTGTGCGGGGAGGCGCTTCGCGGCGTGGCGCAGACCCGTAAGGATCTTACCCGCAGTCAAATGATGGAGGCGGTGGACTACATACATTCCCACTACAGCAATCCGGATCTGTCCGTAAAGACGGTGAGCAGCCGGATTTTCATGAGTACCAGCTATTTCAGCGCGCTCTTTAAGGCGCATACCGGCAGGACCTTCGTGGAATACGTGACCGATATCCGGATGGAGAAGGCGAAGGAGCTGCTCAAGCATTCGGGAATGAAAACGTATGAGATTGCAGCAAGTACGGGGTACCAGGATCCGCAGTATTTCAGCGTCCTGTTCAAGAAGCATACAGGCGATACGCCGACGGAATATCGAAACCGGATTACGGCTGGAGGAGAGCGTCGATGA
- a CDS encoding CobW family GTP-binding protein, translated as MNKTPVIIISGFLGSGKTTLLLRLLAYAKAQRWSTAVIMNEMGEMDVDGAVISGDMPDVPVEKLLDGCICCTKRGELELAMDNQLKRSPDLILIETTGVANPQLILEDLAKPALAERISIARKVAVVDAGKMLEYNSFFASDRTLVRTLRGQIAFADTILLNKAGDCDAKMLRKVTAAVQNMNGTAKLRLTDYAHINEAEVFGAVPLPPRNQGGMASGSAAGTSFSLGHMETAEPGATAAQTNSHAASPALAEKTAGLAPDPSVAQDRLQERHAHHHDDGSSRSPLHTHRDPNEPTSYAGLDSLTLSLPDLFLPPGSFSAGMQELEAFFQGVTGLLRAKGYIRLDSGSVLVQWAGGKLEHKTSSLPLQRGYLTLIGSGLDKPRITEEWDRRMRSITR; from the coding sequence ATGAACAAAACACCTGTCATTATTATCAGCGGCTTTCTAGGCAGCGGCAAAACAACCCTGCTCCTCAGACTGCTCGCTTACGCAAAGGCTCAGCGGTGGAGCACGGCCGTTATCATGAATGAGATGGGCGAAATGGACGTAGACGGAGCGGTCATTTCCGGCGATATGCCCGACGTACCGGTGGAGAAGCTGCTCGATGGCTGCATTTGCTGCACGAAGCGCGGAGAGCTCGAGCTGGCGATGGATAACCAGCTCAAGCGTAGCCCCGACCTCATTCTGATCGAAACAACCGGCGTTGCGAACCCGCAGCTAATTCTTGAAGATTTGGCTAAACCGGCGCTGGCCGAACGCATATCCATAGCGCGCAAGGTGGCCGTCGTCGACGCCGGCAAAATGCTCGAATACAACAGCTTCTTCGCTTCGGACCGCACTTTGGTGCGTACGCTCCGGGGGCAGATCGCTTTCGCCGATACCATTCTGCTGAACAAAGCCGGCGATTGCGATGCCAAGATGCTGAGAAAAGTGACGGCGGCGGTTCAGAACATGAACGGCACCGCCAAGCTTCGGCTGACAGACTATGCCCATATTAACGAAGCCGAAGTTTTCGGAGCCGTTCCGCTTCCCCCTCGAAACCAGGGCGGGATGGCGTCCGGCAGCGCCGCCGGAACCAGCTTCTCCCTTGGCCATATGGAAACCGCTGAGCCTGGAGCTACTGCGGCTCAAACCAACTCGCATGCAGCTTCGCCCGCGTTGGCGGAGAAAACGGCTGGCTTAGCGCCGGATCCATCGGTTGCACAAGATCGGCTTCAGGAAAGACATGCGCATCATCATGATGACGGCAGCAGCCGATCTCCTCTCCATACCCATCGGGATCCCAATGAGCCGACCTCCTACGCCGGCCTGGATTCGTTAACCTTGTCCTTGCCGGACTTGTTTTTGCCGCCGGGCTCGTTTTCGGCCGGGATGCAGGAGCTCGAGGCCTTCTTCCAGGGCGTAACCGGCCTCCTTCGAGCCAAAGGCTATATCCGCCTGGATTCAGGTTCAGTGCTGGTGCAGTGGGCAGGGGGCAAGCTGGAGCATAAGACCAGCTCCCTGCCGTTGCAGCGGGGGTATCTTACGCTAATCGGAAGCGGGCTCGACAAGCCCCGAATCACCGAGGAATGGGATCGAAGGATGCGGAGCATCACCCGGTAA